Proteins encoded in a region of the Mucilaginibacter sabulilitoris genome:
- a CDS encoding leucine-rich repeat domain-containing protein, with the protein MSIRTIREIGGQYEISTGVSKNDLERLSSNPKTKSIQIADPLTNKEIMLLETIIFSKRPDILFRVYGHYGKTCDLTFIKQLPSLRKISADCLMEAKGIESVTKLKNLDVLGLGIFNLDNFDFLEYIDPKIKELYLHQTKSKKPKIDIIGKFSNLEFLYLEGQQKGIEVIQHLHKLKKIILRSISTNNVDYLIGLQDLWSVDIKIGGIKNFDGLLTLPKLKYLELWQIRDLKDLSFVSELTTLQNLFIQSLKQVQRLPSFSKLTSLKRIYLENLKELTDLSTLKTAPALEEFIYVLAQNQEPENLIPVLENQSLKRIFCKFGSDKKNDRFDKLVTSYKKEQYDYSEFEYI; encoded by the coding sequence ATGAGCATACGTACAATTAGGGAAATAGGAGGCCAATACGAAATTTCTACGGGGGTATCTAAAAATGATCTCGAAAGGTTAAGCAGTAATCCAAAAACAAAATCTATTCAGATTGCAGATCCGTTAACTAATAAAGAGATAATGCTATTAGAAACAATTATATTTTCTAAAAGGCCCGATATCTTATTTAGAGTATACGGGCACTATGGAAAAACTTGTGATTTAACATTTATTAAACAACTTCCTTCGCTTAGAAAAATTTCTGCCGACTGCTTAATGGAAGCAAAAGGGATTGAAAGCGTAACCAAACTTAAAAATTTGGATGTGCTTGGATTGGGGATTTTCAATTTAGATAACTTTGACTTTTTAGAATACATTGATCCTAAAATCAAAGAGCTTTATCTTCATCAAACAAAGTCGAAGAAACCCAAGATCGATATAATAGGAAAATTTTCAAATTTGGAATTTTTATATTTAGAAGGACAACAGAAAGGGATAGAAGTAATTCAGCATCTACATAAACTGAAGAAAATCATATTACGTTCAATATCCACTAATAATGTTGATTATTTAATAGGGCTACAGGATTTATGGTCGGTAGATATTAAGATTGGCGGTATTAAAAATTTTGATGGGTTATTAACATTGCCGAAACTAAAGTATTTGGAATTGTGGCAAATAAGAGATTTGAAAGACTTATCTTTTGTTTCAGAACTAACTACACTTCAAAATTTATTTATTCAATCATTGAAGCAAGTGCAAAGACTTCCAAGTTTCAGCAAATTAACTTCTCTGAAAAGAATCTATCTTGAGAACTTAAAAGAGCTTACTGATCTTTCAACTTTGAAAACTGCTCCTGCTCTTGAAGAGTTTATTTATGTATTAGCTCAAAATCAAGAACCAGAGAATTTAATTCCAGTTTTAGAAAATCAATCCCTAAAAAGAATTTTCTGCAAGTTTGGCAGCGACAAAAAGAACGATAGATTTGATAAATTAGTTACATCATATAAAAAAGAGCAATACGATTATAGCGAATTTGAATACATTTAA
- the hscB gene encoding Fe-S protein assembly co-chaperone HscB translates to MNYFEFYDLPESFHINQAALKKKFYELSKQYHPDFYAGEEEAKQQEILELSTINNKAYQVLSDPARRMEYILKLHDLVSEGAKPQLPADFLMEMMDINERLMEVDDAGQLAEITSEVLAIEGDINDKIHVLTKDYEHLDHTAQESRRIEIAEIYYRQKYLLRIKESLDTFAARL, encoded by the coding sequence ATGAACTACTTTGAATTTTATGACCTTCCCGAATCTTTCCATATTAATCAGGCTGCGCTGAAGAAAAAGTTTTATGAACTGAGCAAACAGTACCACCCCGATTTTTACGCCGGTGAAGAAGAGGCTAAACAACAGGAAATACTGGAATTATCAACCATAAACAACAAGGCTTACCAGGTACTTTCCGACCCGGCGCGCCGAATGGAGTACATTTTAAAGCTGCACGACCTGGTATCGGAGGGTGCAAAACCACAGCTTCCGGCAGATTTTTTAATGGAAATGATGGATATTAATGAACGCCTGATGGAAGTTGACGATGCCGGGCAACTGGCGGAAATAACTTCGGAAGTGCTTGCTATTGAGGGTGATATTAACGATAAAATCCATGTACTGACCAAAGATTATGAGCATTTAGACCATACCGCGCAGGAAAGCAGGCGCATTGAAATTGCAGAAATTTACTACAGACAAAAATATCTGTTGCGAATTAAAGAGAGTTTAGATACATTTGCAGCCCGCTTGTAA
- the kdsA gene encoding 3-deoxy-8-phosphooctulonate synthase — protein MLFEQIRQKPFFILGPCVMENQELLYQVAEKVAEAGQKYNVPVIFKSSFDKANRTSIHSYRGPGIEKGMEMLQNVKERFNLPVTTDIHEPVQAAIAAQVVDILQIPAFLCRQTDLLVAAAHTCKIVNVKKAQFLSGQDMFYPAQKVIEAGNTQVILTERGNMYGYNNLAVDFRNIYDMKAFGHPVCMDCTHSVQRPGGAGGKTGGDRTFVPMMALAAKAFGADGYFMEIHPDPDNALSDGPNMVKLQDLDKVLAPLLS, from the coding sequence ATGTTGTTTGAACAGATACGGCAAAAGCCGTTTTTTATATTAGGTCCCTGTGTAATGGAAAATCAGGAACTGCTATACCAGGTGGCCGAGAAAGTTGCCGAAGCCGGACAAAAGTATAACGTGCCGGTAATCTTTAAATCGTCGTTTGATAAGGCTAACCGCACATCTATCCATTCATACCGTGGCCCGGGCATTGAAAAGGGAATGGAAATGCTGCAAAATGTTAAAGAGCGTTTTAATCTGCCCGTAACAACCGACATTCATGAACCTGTACAGGCTGCAATTGCCGCCCAGGTGGTTGATATATTACAGATCCCGGCATTTTTGTGCCGTCAAACAGATTTGTTGGTGGCTGCCGCCCATACCTGTAAAATAGTAAACGTAAAAAAAGCCCAGTTCTTGTCGGGTCAGGATATGTTTTATCCGGCTCAAAAGGTAATTGAGGCAGGCAATACGCAGGTTATACTTACCGAGCGTGGCAACATGTATGGTTACAATAACCTTGCTGTTGATTTCAGGAATATTTACGATATGAAAGCCTTTGGTCACCCGGTTTGTATGGATTGCACCCATTCGGTACAAAGGCCTGGTGGTGCCGGTGGCAAAACCGGTGGCGACCGTACCTTTGTACCCATGATGGCATTGGCGGCTAAAGCTTTTGGCGCCGACGGCTACTTTATGGAGATACACCCTGACCCGGACAACGCTCTTAGTGATGGCCCTAACATGGTTAAGTTACAGGATCTGGACAAGGTTTTAGCACCGCTATTGTCCTGA
- a CDS encoding KpsF/GutQ family sugar-phosphate isomerase, with translation MKHIAKRVFDIEVESLQHVADLIDDEFTRVVQTILNTTGKVVVTGIGKSGLIGKKIAATLASTGTPSFFLHPGEAFHGDLGMVGANDVVMLISYSGETEEVLRIIPFLSWNKNVVIGVTGNPNSTVAKNSHYHLNIKIVREACPLELAPTSSTTAALVMGDALAIALMESRDFKQHDFARFHPGGSLGRKLLVKVKDLMRIDKLPFINENASFMDLLLNMSAGRLGMVMVGDATYIKGIVTDGDLRRALLQHPDTSTLTITEIMTVNPVIIDSEEFASQAEQLMIEKKITTLLVGSAQNRTVSGIYQIYGQ, from the coding sequence ATGAAGCATATTGCTAAACGGGTTTTTGATATTGAAGTTGAGTCGCTGCAGCATGTAGCCGATTTAATTGATGATGAATTTACAAGGGTAGTACAGACCATATTGAATACTACCGGCAAAGTTGTAGTAACGGGTATTGGCAAATCCGGCCTCATCGGTAAGAAAATTGCGGCTACATTGGCCAGTACTGGTACACCCAGCTTTTTCCTGCATCCGGGAGAAGCCTTCCATGGCGATTTGGGCATGGTAGGGGCCAACGATGTGGTGATGCTGATATCTTATTCGGGCGAAACTGAAGAGGTGCTAAGGATCATCCCTTTTTTAAGCTGGAATAAAAATGTGGTTATCGGTGTTACCGGCAATCCCAATTCAACAGTTGCCAAAAACAGCCATTATCATCTCAATATAAAAATAGTACGTGAAGCCTGTCCGCTTGAATTGGCCCCTACATCATCAACTACTGCCGCGCTGGTAATGGGCGATGCGCTTGCTATTGCCTTAATGGAATCGCGCGATTTTAAGCAGCATGATTTTGCACGTTTTCATCCCGGAGGCAGCCTGGGGCGTAAATTGCTGGTTAAGGTAAAAGACCTGATGCGTATCGATAAACTGCCTTTTATAAACGAAAATGCATCGTTTATGGATTTGTTGTTAAACATGTCGGCCGGGCGTTTGGGTATGGTAATGGTAGGGGATGCAACTTATATAAAAGGAATAGTTACCGATGGCGACCTGAGGCGTGCTTTATTACAGCATCCCGATACATCAACCCTAACGATTACTGAAATAATGACTGTAAACCCGGTTATTATTGACAGTGAAGAATTTGCAAGCCAGGCCGAGCAATTGATGATCGAAAAAAAGATAACTACCTTACTGGTTGGCTCTGCTCAAAACAGAACTGTTAGTGGCATTTATCAGATATATGGTCAGTAA